GGTATTCCTGGATGAACCCGAACACGCCGTTGAGCGCGGCGACGCCGAACAGCGCGAACCCGAGCACGTTCATGCTTTCGCCCGGCTGAAGGCGGTCGGCGACGAAGCAGAGCGCCGCCGCGATATAAAGCAGGATGGCGAAGAAGTTGGTGAACTGCCGCGACAGGCTGCCGAGCCATTGATACCGCCGGCGCATTTCGATGGCGTTGGGGCCGACTTCGCGCAGGCGCTCGGCGACCTCGGCCGCGTTCAGCCCCTCGGGCCGGGAATGCAGGACGTCGAAAACCTGCGCGACGGGGATATCGTGGATTTGGCCTCTCACCCGTCGCCTCCGCGATAGACGGCGACATCGCACGGCGCGTCGCGCAGGACCAATTCGAGCGGATCGCCGCGCAGCGCGCCGCCGGCGAGATGCCGCCGCGAGGCTTCCAACAGGATCAGTTGCGACTTGTGCCGGGTGGCCGCGATGATGGTTTCGTGCGCCCAATCGTCGGACACCGCCGTATCGACGCCGATACGCTCCGCGCCCAAGCCGGTGCGGGCGATCAATTCCGCCTCGACACCTTCAAGATAGCGCCAGCCCTTGGCCCGCAGCCGGGCGGCCTTGTCCGCGCCGAGGTGGCGGAACGCGGTCCGCCGCAAGACCGCGACGTGCAGCAGGTGAACGCGGTCGACGGCCGGCGCGAAGCGCGCGAGCAAATCCATGCCCGCGCCGAGCCCTCGGGGATCGCCCGCCGCCGGAAACAGGAAGCGCCGCGGCGCGCCGAGCAGTCCCGGCTGCACCACGCGGATCGCCGCCACCTCGAAACGGCGATGGCGGAGCAGCCGCTCGGACACGGTCCCGGCGAGATAGCCGCGCCCGCCGGCCCGCGCGCGCGCGCCGCACACCACGGCAACATCGGGGCCATTCCTGATCCGCGCCAGCAGATCGTGGAAAACATCGCCGCTCGACGGCACCACCGCGACGTCGACGGCGACATCGACCGCGATCGCGCGCCGTTCGATCCTTTCGATCTTCGCCCGGATGTCGTCGAGCGGAAACTCGCCGGTGGCGACGTGCAAAATGGCGAGACGGCGCGCGGGATCGTGCGCGGCCAGCGTCACCGCGTAGCCGGCGATCCAGTCGCCGTTGATGGAACCGTCGTAGGCGAGATAGATCATGGGGCGGGCGTTCCCGTGACGCGGCCGGGAAGGCGGTGCGACCACATGCCGCAACCGCGTATGACTAGACTAGCCGAATCCGCCCGCGCCGGGATTGATGATAGTCAACCGGCCGGCGCGCTAACCGACGATCCGCCCGTTCACCGGATATTTGGGATCGCTGTAGCCAGGGGTCGAAGGGTGGCCGGGAGGCACCAGCCGGTCGATCAGTTTTTCGTCGGCCGGCCCGAGCGCGCCCAGGTGGGCGAAGGCGCCGACGTATTCCTTCCATTGGGCGAAGGTGCGCGGCCCCGCCAGCACCGAGGTCACGATCCGGTTGGTGAGCACCCACAGCAGCGCGAACTGCCCCGCGGTCATGCCCTTCCGTTCCGCGTGCGCCTTGATCTGCTGCGCGGCGACGAGCGATTCCTTCCGGAATTCGGTCTGCATCATGCGCTCGTCCTTGCGCCCGGCGCGGGAGTCGGCGGCGGGCGCCTTGGCCGGGTCGTATTTTCCGGTCAGCACCCCGCGCGCGAGCGGGCTGTAGGGCACGACGCCGAGTCCGAAGTGGCGGCAGGCGGGAAGGATTTCCACCTCCGGCATGCGGTTCATGGCGTTGTAATAGGGCTGGAGCGCGACCGGCGCGGGCGCTCCTTGCGCCTCGGCGATCTTGACCGCCTCGACGATGCGCCAGGCGCGGAAGTTGGAAAGCCCCCAGTAACGCACCTTGCCGGCGCGGATCAGGTCGGCGACGGCGGCGACGGGTTCCGCCAGCGGCATCGATTCGTCGTCGAGGTGCAGATACCAGAGATCGACATGATCGGTGCCGAGCCGCTGGAGGCTTTCGTCGAGCGCCTGGACCAGCCAGCGCCGCGACAGGCCGCGGCGCAGCGGTGAATTGCCCATCGGGTTGCCGGCCTTGGTCGCCAGCACCCAGCCGTCGCGGTCGCGCGCGATCAGTTTGCCGACGATGCGTTCCGATTCGCCCTGTACGTAGGTGTCGGCGGTGTCGATGAAGTTGACCCCGGCGTCGCGGGCGTGGGCGACGATGCGGCCCGCTTCCTTGGCGTCGGTGCGGGCGCCGAACATCATGGTCCCGAGGCAGAGCGGCGACACCTCGAGGCCGCTTCGCCCCATGCGTACGAGCTTCATGTCGGATTCCGTTTCTATTTCTATTGGCCGGAGATGAACTTGGCGACGTGCTCGGCCGCCTCGTCGGCGATCAGGTCGCGGAAGAAATGATCGGCGCCGTCGACGGTCGCGATCTTGACGTTGGGCCCGGCCTTGCCCCGGAGGCGCTTCGGAATGTCGGGGGTGACGGTATCCATCGTGCCGACGACCACCAGAGTCGGCAGGCGCACGCGGCCGACCATGTCGAGGGATTGCATCAGGCCGTCGTCGCGGTAGTAGGAGAGAAAGGCGTTGGCGCTCGCCGACGCGCTCGGGCAGTTCATCAGGCGCACGTCGCGCATCAAGTCGTCGCCGCGCCCGGCCGCCGCGAGCTTCTCCGCCTCGGCCAATGTCTTTTGCAGCGAACCGGCCGGCGCGTCGCGGTAGCCGGCGACGCTCATTTCCTCCCAACTCGCCGGCGCGAGCAGGACCAGGCGCCTGATCGCCGGATCGGGCTTCTCCAGCATGTACCGCAGCGCCTGGTTGCCGCCGCGCGAATGGCCGAAGAGCGTGATGTCGCTTGCCCCTTGCGCCTTGAGATAGGCGACCCAGGCGGCGATCTCGGCGACCGCGTCGTGCTGGCGGTGGGTCTGCGGCTTGGCGCAATCGGCGGCGCCGCGCCGGTCGGAGACGTTGAGGCTCAAGGTCACCGCCAGGCTGGAGTGTCCCAGTTCCTGCAACGCCTTTTGCGCGTGCGCGATGGTATCCATGCGCCCGTGCATCATGGTGCCGTGCACCAGCAGGACCGCGCCGTCCTTCCAGGTCTTGCCCGGGGCGAGCGCCGAATAGCCGAGCAGCCCGAGCCCCTTCAGTTCGATCCGCGCCTCGGCCGCCCGCGACGCCGTCCACGGGGCGCACGCGACCACTATCGCCAAGGTTATCCACAACGCCGACCGAATCGCCCGCGACATTTTCGCCTCCCGGTTTGTTGCGGCGCCTTGCCGTTTGCCGACCGGAAGGATATTTCCGTCCCGGAACCGCCCCTTGCAAGCCGGAATCGCGCGTCGCGCCGGACCGGCCGGGTCCTGTTGTTGTTCGCCTATCGCAAACGGGGCAATATGCCGCGAAAATGAAGCTCTTTTTCCGCACGGCATCGCGACGCGGCCGGGGCGCGTTCGCCCTCGGCCGGCGGTCGGGACGCGCGGGCGAATCGTCGTGCGACGGCACGCCTGGCGGCGTGACGCGCGCATCACATGATGCGCCCCTACCGGGGCGCGCCGTCCTCCGGGCGGCGGCCGTGCTGCTCGTGCTCGCCATCGCCCCGCCGCTCGGCGCGCAGACGATCGAAACCGAACGGATGTTCGAGGCGGTGATGAAGGACGACCTCGCGGCCGTGAAGCGCCAGGTCGAGGCCGGCGCCGAAATCCGCTGGCGCAACCCGCGCGGATTGACCGCCGCCGAGTTCGCGGTCGAACTCGGCCATATCGAAATCGCCAATTATCTTCTCGCCGAGGAAAGAACCCGCGCGGGCGCGCCCGCGCGCGCCGTCGCCGACAAGGGCGCGCCCAAGGCGGCGAAAAAATCCGAACCGGCGCGCGCCCAGCGCCGGGACGAGGGCGAAGCGCGAACCGCGCCCGGCACGGCCGCGCCGGAAGGGCCGCCCCGCGCGCAGCGGAGCCCGCAAACCGTGATCGAACGGCTGGCCAACCTCATGCGCGCGGACGAACCCGGATCGGGGGCCGAACCGCCGCGCGCGGAGAGCGAAACGGCGCCCTCGCCGCCCCCCGCCCCCGGCGCGCCCGCCGCGCCCGCCGCTCAAGATTCCCCCGGCGACGACCTGTCCCCGGCGGAGCGCATCGCCGAGCGCGTGCG
This window of the Rhodospirillales bacterium genome carries:
- a CDS encoding aldo/keto reductase, coding for MKLVRMGRSGLEVSPLCLGTMMFGARTDAKEAGRIVAHARDAGVNFIDTADTYVQGESERIVGKLIARDRDGWVLATKAGNPMGNSPLRRGLSRRWLVQALDESLQRLGTDHVDLWYLHLDDESMPLAEPVAAVADLIRAGKVRYWGLSNFRAWRIVEAVKIAEAQGAPAPVALQPYYNAMNRMPEVEILPACRHFGLGVVPYSPLARGVLTGKYDPAKAPAADSRAGRKDERMMQTEFRKESLVAAQQIKAHAERKGMTAGQFALLWVLTNRIVTSVLAGPRTFAQWKEYVGAFAHLGALGPADEKLIDRLVPPGHPSTPGYSDPKYPVNGRIVG
- a CDS encoding alpha/beta hydrolase: MRASRRQACRRTTIRPRVPTAGRGRTRPGRVAMPCGKRASFSRHIAPFAIGEQQQDPAGPARRAIPACKGRFRDGNILPVGKRQGAATNREAKMSRAIRSALWITLAIVVACAPWTASRAAEARIELKGLGLLGYSALAPGKTWKDGAVLLVHGTMMHGRMDTIAHAQKALQELGHSSLAVTLSLNVSDRRGAADCAKPQTHRQHDAVAEIAAWVAYLKAQGASDITLFGHSRGGNQALRYMLEKPDPAIRRLVLLAPASWEEMSVAGYRDAPAGSLQKTLAEAEKLAAAGRGDDLMRDVRLMNCPSASASANAFLSYYRDDGLMQSLDMVGRVRLPTLVVVGTMDTVTPDIPKRLRGKAGPNVKIATVDGADHFFRDLIADEAAEHVAKFISGQ